A region from the Mycolicibacterium litorale genome encodes:
- a CDS encoding TetR/AcrR family transcriptional regulator, with the protein MPVHRQPARLRLLQAADELFYERGISGTGVDAVIERAGVATGSLYKNFGGKDDLVAAYLADRDLRWRELWESCIAAETEPEKRILAIFTAVERWSSATSLSRGCAHVAAATQLPPDHPGLTTVADHKRHVVARLAREVAAAGVTDADRTARDIALVYDGMLSALAVGLEADPVGRARRIARLLLASA; encoded by the coding sequence GTGCCCGTCCATCGGCAACCCGCCCGCCTCCGGTTGCTGCAGGCCGCCGACGAGCTGTTCTACGAACGCGGCATCTCGGGCACGGGTGTGGACGCGGTGATCGAGAGGGCCGGTGTCGCCACCGGTTCGCTGTACAAGAACTTCGGCGGCAAGGACGACCTCGTCGCCGCCTACCTCGCCGACCGCGACCTCCGCTGGCGCGAGCTGTGGGAGTCGTGCATCGCCGCCGAGACCGAGCCGGAGAAGCGAATACTGGCGATCTTCACCGCCGTCGAGCGGTGGTCCTCGGCCACGTCACTGTCGCGCGGTTGCGCACACGTCGCCGCCGCCACCCAGCTCCCGCCGGACCACCCAGGACTGACCACGGTCGCGGACCACAAACGCCACGTCGTCGCGCGGTTGGCCCGTGAGGTGGCCGCCGCGGGTGTCACCGATGCCGACCGGACGGCGCGCGATATCGCGCTCGTCTACGACGGCATGCTCAGCGCGCTGGCAGTCGGGCTGGAGGCGGATCCGGTCGGACGTGCCCGCCGGATCGCTCGGCTGCTGTTGGCCTCGGCCTGA
- a CDS encoding MFS transporter: MQRSFYFVVGAGACLIGCCYGFARFAYGLFSPVFTDTFGLTSAVFGLIGAGSYAGYCAAIAVSIVLTERVGPRPVAITAGVVATVGISIVAVAPSTPILAIGVLVGGCSTGIASPPLAAAVTQLMRGAVADRAQTIVNAGTGIGVVVSGPISLLLFGHWRLAWALFAVITAAVTVWTAFAVPPAAGPGDAGPREKTLRPGAFGLVAASLAAGVASIAVWNFGRSVITTVGGAGPILSSAAWTVLGAAGIAGAFGGVLVERIGLRPAWVLTTVAMAAATLALAVGPAHRLVILTAPGVFGAAYVAMSGLLLLWSVRVYPDRTAFGVGLSFFMLAVGQALGAPAVGALIDSAGTATAFGACTAVGLLALLLRPAAEAAPVRVPA; this comes from the coding sequence ATGCAACGATCGTTCTACTTCGTGGTGGGGGCGGGCGCCTGCCTGATCGGGTGCTGCTACGGATTCGCCCGGTTCGCCTACGGGCTGTTCTCGCCGGTGTTCACCGACACCTTCGGCTTGACGTCCGCGGTGTTCGGTCTGATCGGCGCCGGAAGCTACGCCGGATACTGCGCCGCGATCGCCGTCAGCATCGTGCTGACCGAACGGGTCGGTCCGCGTCCGGTTGCCATCACGGCCGGAGTCGTTGCCACCGTGGGTATCTCGATCGTGGCGGTCGCACCGTCCACGCCGATCCTGGCAATCGGTGTCCTGGTCGGCGGATGCAGCACGGGGATCGCCTCGCCGCCGCTGGCGGCCGCGGTCACACAGCTCATGCGCGGCGCCGTGGCCGACCGGGCACAGACGATCGTGAACGCCGGCACCGGTATCGGTGTCGTGGTGTCCGGTCCGATCTCGCTGCTGCTGTTCGGGCACTGGCGGCTCGCATGGGCGCTGTTCGCGGTGATCACCGCGGCGGTGACGGTGTGGACGGCCTTCGCCGTGCCGCCCGCCGCGGGACCCGGTGATGCCGGCCCTCGGGAGAAGACCCTGCGGCCCGGAGCTTTCGGACTGGTCGCGGCGTCACTGGCCGCCGGGGTCGCCAGCATCGCGGTATGGAATTTCGGCAGAAGCGTGATCACCACCGTCGGCGGTGCCGGGCCGATCCTGTCCTCTGCCGCGTGGACGGTGCTGGGGGCCGCCGGTATCGCCGGAGCGTTCGGTGGTGTCCTCGTGGAACGGATCGGCCTGCGGCCGGCGTGGGTCCTCACCACGGTCGCGATGGCGGCCGCGACGCTGGCGCTGGCCGTCGGACCGGCCCACCGCCTGGTGATCCTGACGGCACCGGGTGTCTTCGGCGCGGCGTACGTGGCGATGTCGGGCCTGCTGCTGCTGTGGAGCGTTCGGGTCTACCCCGACCGGACGGCGTTCGGGGTGGGGCTGAGTTTCTTCATGCTCGCGGTCGGGCAGGCGCTGGGCGCGCCCGCCGTCGGCGCGCTGATCGACTCCGCCGGTACCGCAACGGCGTTCGGGGCGTGCACGGCCGTGGGCCTGCTCGCGCTCCTGTTGCGGCCGGCCGCTGAAGCGGCACCCGTCAGGGTGCCAGCGTGA
- a CDS encoding phosphotransferase family protein — translation MPHEPAVEDVSRLQRASRDVTTLPGIMSRWLATRLPDGQPPEVLVESGIDANGMSSETIVLTVRSDGGEQRLVARVAPAAEDVPVFSDYRLDHQFEVIRLVAEKTDVPVPRVRWLESSGDVLGTPFFLMDCVDGVVPPDVMPYTFGGNWFYDAPVERQRELQDSTVEVLAKLHSIPDPQGTFGFLATGTDDNALRRNLNWLKAWYEFAVPGIGRSALIEDALRWLDAHWPSDVAAADPVLVWGDARIGNVLYRDFRPVAVLDWEMATLGPREMDVAWMIFAHMVFQELTGLAGMEGMPHFMREEDVKATYAEKTGVQLGELRWFYVYSGVIWACVFMRTGARRVHFGEIDQPTDVESLFYHGALLRRLIGGRDELSREDQRGDA, via the coding sequence ATGCCACACGAACCGGCTGTCGAAGACGTCAGCCGCCTGCAACGGGCCAGCCGAGACGTCACCACCCTGCCCGGCATCATGTCGCGGTGGCTGGCCACCCGGTTGCCCGACGGCCAACCCCCCGAGGTGCTCGTCGAAAGCGGTATCGACGCCAACGGGATGTCCTCGGAGACCATTGTTCTCACAGTCCGGTCGGACGGCGGCGAGCAGCGCCTGGTGGCCCGCGTGGCGCCCGCCGCCGAAGACGTGCCGGTGTTCTCGGACTATCGGCTGGACCACCAGTTCGAGGTCATCCGGCTGGTCGCCGAGAAGACCGACGTGCCGGTACCGCGGGTGCGCTGGCTCGAATCCAGCGGTGACGTCCTCGGGACACCGTTCTTCCTGATGGACTGCGTCGACGGTGTCGTCCCGCCCGATGTCATGCCGTACACGTTCGGCGGCAACTGGTTCTACGACGCCCCCGTCGAACGGCAACGCGAATTGCAGGACAGCACGGTCGAGGTGTTGGCGAAGCTGCACTCGATCCCCGATCCGCAGGGCACGTTCGGCTTCCTCGCCACCGGAACAGACGACAATGCGCTGCGCCGAAACCTCAACTGGCTCAAAGCGTGGTACGAATTCGCCGTACCCGGCATCGGCCGCTCCGCACTGATCGAGGACGCGCTGCGCTGGCTCGACGCGCACTGGCCCTCAGACGTCGCCGCCGCCGATCCGGTGCTCGTCTGGGGCGATGCGCGGATCGGCAATGTGCTCTACCGGGACTTCCGGCCCGTGGCGGTACTGGACTGGGAGATGGCGACACTCGGACCGCGTGAGATGGACGTGGCCTGGATGATATTCGCGCACATGGTCTTCCAGGAACTCACCGGACTGGCAGGCATGGAGGGCATGCCGCACTTCATGCGCGAAGAGGACGTCAAGGCGACCTATGCGGAGAAGACCGGTGTGCAGCTCGGTGAACTGCGCTGGTTCTACGTGTACTCCGGGGTGATCTGGGCCTGCGTGTTCATGCGCACCGGCGCCCGTCGGGTGCACTTCGGCGAGATCGACCAGCCCACCGACGTGGAATCGCTGTTCTACCATGGCGCCCTGCTGCGCCGCCTGATCGGAGGGCGTGACGAGCTCTCGCGGGAAGACCAGAGAGGCGACGCGTGA
- a CDS encoding TetR/AcrR family transcriptional regulator: MKADRSGVDKVQTAGRPRDPRIDAAILRATADLLVEIGYSNLTMAAVAERAGTTKTALYRRWPGKAELVHEAAFPAAPTALTAPAGDIAADVRAMVGGARDVFTSPVVRAALPGLVADMAGDADLTARVMARFTDLFAAVRLRLTDAVARGEVHRDVDPDRLIEVIGGATMLRLLLVPGGELDDAWVDQTAAIVIRGVVA; encoded by the coding sequence ATGAAAGCAGACCGGTCCGGTGTTGACAAGGTCCAGACCGCGGGACGTCCCCGCGATCCGCGTATCGACGCTGCCATATTGCGGGCCACCGCGGATCTTCTTGTGGAAATCGGTTATTCGAACCTCACCATGGCCGCGGTCGCCGAGCGCGCGGGAACCACGAAGACCGCGCTCTACCGCCGGTGGCCCGGGAAGGCCGAACTCGTGCACGAGGCGGCGTTCCCCGCCGCGCCGACCGCCCTGACCGCGCCGGCCGGTGACATCGCCGCCGACGTGCGCGCGATGGTCGGCGGCGCCCGCGACGTGTTCACCAGCCCGGTGGTGCGCGCGGCCCTGCCCGGGCTGGTCGCCGACATGGCCGGTGACGCCGACCTCACCGCACGGGTGATGGCGCGCTTCACCGATCTGTTCGCCGCGGTGCGCCTGCGCCTGACCGACGCCGTCGCACGCGGTGAGGTGCACCGTGACGTCGACCCCGACCGGTTGATCGAGGTCATCGGCGGCGCGACCATGTTGCGGCTGCTACTGGTGCCGGGCGGTGAGCTCGACGACGCGTGGGTCGACCAGACCGCCGCCATCGTCATCCGCGGTGTGGTGGCATGA
- a CDS encoding PIG-L deacetylase family protein — protein sequence MTLQPFPTDWHTALVLVPHPDDPEYGIGAAVAKWTSEGRRVHYALASRGEAGIAGLAPQVAGPLREREQIRSAAVVGVRDVVFWDFPDSRIRDTPALRARIVDTIESVAPDIVITIFSGPEWAPGEPNQRDHIEFATAVTAAYDALVEPPRWLFENGPDGTHGEVVEGFVDVAVESLAAHERYLEVLDPETPVLEQARRQVEQTTAGRPEFGGRPTVEFILTRSRSTP from the coding sequence GTGACGCTGCAACCGTTTCCCACCGACTGGCACACCGCGCTGGTCCTGGTTCCGCATCCCGACGATCCCGAGTACGGCATCGGTGCCGCCGTGGCGAAATGGACGTCGGAAGGCCGCCGCGTGCACTATGCGCTGGCCTCCCGCGGTGAGGCCGGCATCGCCGGGCTGGCGCCGCAGGTCGCCGGGCCGTTGCGTGAGCGCGAGCAGATCCGGTCGGCGGCTGTCGTCGGAGTCCGGGACGTGGTGTTCTGGGATTTCCCGGACAGCCGCATCCGCGACACTCCGGCGCTTCGCGCCCGAATCGTCGACACCATCGAGTCGGTGGCCCCCGACATCGTCATCACCATCTTCAGCGGCCCGGAGTGGGCGCCCGGCGAACCGAATCAGCGCGACCACATCGAGTTCGCCACCGCCGTCACCGCCGCCTATGACGCGCTGGTGGAGCCGCCGCGCTGGCTGTTCGAGAACGGCCCGGACGGCACCCACGGCGAGGTGGTCGAGGGCTTCGTCGACGTCGCGGTGGAATCGCTGGCCGCTCACGAGCGTTACCTCGAAGTGCTCGATCCCGAGACGCCGGTCCTCGAGCAGGCGCGCCGCCAGGTGGAACAGACCACCGCCGGTCGTCCCGAGTTCGGTGGCCGCCCGACCGTGGAATTCATCCTCACCCGCAGCAGGAGTACGCCGTGA